The Parcubacteria group bacterium genome contains the following window.
ATATCCTCCAGCGCTACCATTTTCAATGTAATTCATTTGGTTAATATATAACGGAATTACGGGATAATCTTTCATCAAAATATCCTCTGCTTGATGAACCAATTCAAATCTTGTTTTTACATCAGATTCAGTTACGATTTTAGTATATAGATCATCGTATGAGCTATTTGAATAATGCGCATAATTGCTTACATCATTCGTCTTAAGAGAATAAAGGAAAACTGAAATATCCGGATATTCGGCCAACAAATTAACAGGTGTGAAATCATAATCACCCGTATTGCGCTGTGCCGTCATTATTTTTTTATCCAAAGAAACAATTTTTACCTCAATTCCTATTTTTGCAAGTTGGTTTTTGAATATTTCGGCATTCGCCACATTGTATCCAATGGTATTGCATAAATAAGTTAAGACTGGAATTCCTTTCCCGTTAGTGTATCCTGCTTCAGCCAATAATTTCTTTGCACGTTCTATATCTGCCGTACTTTCAAAATATTTTTTTGGATAAATTTCTCGATAATCGATTCCCTTGTCTGGCGTATGAAATCCAGAAGGAATAAAATATTGCATTGGAAAGTTTCCCTTTCCAATAAGTGAAACCATATTCTCCCTATCCAGAGCAATGTTTATAGCTTCTCTAACGCGAACATCTTTAAAGATTTTTTTATTTAAATTAAACTCTACCAATCTTGTGTAAACAAAATTTGCGTATTTTACATCATCTACCTGCGCCATTTCATCAGGCTTAAGGGTATATTCAACGAAATCAAGTTCGCCAGTTTCGTATGCGTTAATAATTGTAGTGGCATCCGCCATGAGGAGAAAATTAATATTTTGGATAAAAACATTATTACTATCCCAATATTGTTTGTTTTTCTCGATTGATAAACTTGTATCATGTTTCCATTCGCGAAGCTTGTAAGCACCATTTGTCACATAAGTATCAGCATTTTGCGTCCACTTATCTCCATTAGCTTCAATGATGTTTGATTTGACGGGATAATATCCTGCTAGCGTTGTTAAGCTGAGAAAATAAGAACAAGGATGTTCCAAATTCACTTCCAAAGTGTAAGGATCGATAACATTAATTCCGACTTGAGACGCATCTATCTTGCCCGCATTATAGCTTTCCGCATTTTTTATATAATAGAGATAGTAAGCAAATGAAGAAGCAGTTTCGGGATTAAGCGTTCTCATCCAAGCATACTTAAAATCTTCTGCAGTAACATTGGAACCGTCCGACCATTGGGCATTATTGCGTAAATGAAAAGTAAATTGGGTGTAATCGTCGTTTGCACTCCAACTTGTTGCTACGCCCGGTACAAAATTACCCTTTTCGTCAAAATTAACAAGTCCTTCAAATAAATTTGTAAGTATAGAACACGCATCCATCGATAAACATTTTGCCGGATCAATACTTACCGGCTCAACCGATACTGAAACATTGAGAGTGTCTTTTATTGACGACTTTTGATTTTTTTGGTTGTTATTAAAAGAGCATGCCGATAGAGAAAATACACTTAAAACAAGTACACCAATTGAAATTATCTTTTTCATTTATTTAAGTTAATTTTTAAATTATATTAAAACTGCTTTAATCCTTCTTACGCCAGCCGAAGATGA
Protein-coding sequences here:
- a CDS encoding peptide ABC transporter substrate-binding protein — its product is MKKIISIGVLVLSVFSLSACSFNNNQKNQKSSIKDTLNVSVSVEPVSIDPAKCLSMDACSILTNLFEGLVNFDEKGNFVPGVATSWSANDDYTQFTFHLRNNAQWSDGSNVTAEDFKYAWMRTLNPETASSFAYYLYYIKNAESYNAGKIDASQVGINVIDPYTLEVNLEHPCSYFLSLTTLAGYYPVKSNIIEANGDKWTQNADTYVTNGAYKLREWKHDTSLSIEKNKQYWDSNNVFIQNINFLLMADATTIINAYETGELDFVEYTLKPDEMAQVDDVKYANFVYTRLVEFNLNKKIFKDVRVREAINIALDRENMVSLIGKGNFPMQYFIPSGFHTPDKGIDYREIYPKKYFESTADIERAKKLLAEAGYTNGKGIPVLTYLCNTIGYNVANAEIFKNQLAKIGIEVKIVSLDKKIMTAQRNTGDYDFTPVNLLAEYPDISVFLYSLKTNDVSNYAHYSNSSYDDLYTKIVTESDVKTRFELVHQAEDILMKDYPVIPLYINQMNYIENGSAGGYIHDTAGRLSFVHAKLNKN